The Tolypothrix sp. PCC 7712 region CCAGGGTGCGGTAAAATTCATCAGCAAAAATCTTGGCGGTGGTGTCAAAGATAGAATATTGCATCGCAACTACCGCAGGTATTCCCCGTTGTACAAGATTGGGTGCGATTCCGGCAAAGATTTGCTGTTCTGACACCTCTGCGCCTTTACAGGAATTGAGTACAGCTAACCCCAAGCTACGGTAGCCTAAGAAGAAGTTGGAGAAACTCTCTTCATCCATCAATTTAGCTTGCTTATTGTCATCTTCTAGGGCAATGTAGCCTTTGTTGTCTTTAAAAACACCATGCCCGATGAAGTGGAATATATTGTAGGGTTTTTCGCGCAGCTTTTGATTAATGTTGCGGGTGGTAGCTTCTTTGATAATATCTAATTCTATTTGACCTGCTTTGATGTGTGTTTCCAGCGCTGAGTTAATCAGCGTTGCTTCGCCAGTTGCGTCTAATGGAGCTAAGTCGGTAGGAGATGAAATGACGAGTAGCACTTTTAGGGGTAACTTAGCGGTTATGATATCGCGTTTTTGCAGGGGAACATCAATGTAGCGAGAAAGCACTGTTTGGATGTTGTTTCCTAAAAAGATATTGGTTTCTGCGTCATAAAGAAATTCCCAGGGGAGTGCGGCTAATTGCGGAGATTGAAATATTAAGCGCAAACGAACGCTTTCTTGATTTGCTTGTGCCCCTGCCATTGTGGCATGGAAGCGAGCGTTAATTTGGTTGGGAAACAGCGCTTGGTAAAGTTGGTTGCCTAATCTTTTGAGTAATTTATCATTTGTTTTGTTTAACTCAATCAGTTCTAAGGCTAGTTCAATTTCGTTCATGTCTAAGCGGAATTCACTCAAAGCCTCACCTTCTTTTGTTGAAGAGGCGCGAATTTGGTTATTTTTATCAACTAATATTTGAAAATCTTGGTATTTCATCGGCTTTGATTCTGTTTGAGTTGCGGTTTCGATTGAGGGGGAATGAAAAATTTCATGGTTATAAAATTTGTAACGCTCTTGAATCTTTGAAATTACATACTTTGCATCGTCTACCCCAGTTAATCGTAACTTCCACATTTCAGGAAGTATTTCAGAGCTACAGTTTTCTCCTAATGCTTGTGTGGCAGGAATACTCACCCAAAAATCTTGATCGTGCAAAGCCTGAATCAATGCTGTTAACGCTTGGCTATCTTTGATTTCTCCTAATGCTTGTGCGGCACTGCTACGCATCTGATAATCTTGATCGTGCAAAGCCTGAATCAATGGTGCTACCGCCTGGCTATCTTTAATTTTTCCTAATGCTTGCGCGGCAATTCTACGCACAGAAGAATTTTGGTCGTGCAAAGCCTGAATCAATGGTGCTACCGCCTGGCTATCTTTGATTTCTCCTAATGCTTGTGCGGCAATCCTACGCACATCAGAATTTTGGTCGTGCAAAGCTTGAATCAATGGTGCTACCGCCTGGCTATCTTTGATTTCTCCTAATGCTTGTGCGGCAATCCTACGCACATCAGAATTTTGGTCGTGCAAAGCCTGAATCAATGGTGCTACCGCCTGGCTATCTTTGATTTCTCCTAATGCTTGTGCAGCAATCCTACGCACATCAGAATCTTGATCGTGTAAAGCTTGAATCAATGGTGCTACCGCCTGGCTATCTTTGATTTCTCCTAATGCTTGTGCAGCAATCCTACGCACCCAAGAATCTTGATCATTCCAAGCCTGAATCAATGGTGCTACCGCCTGGCTATCTTTGATTTCTTTTAATGCTTGTGCGGCACTGCTACGTACATCAAAATCTCGATCGTGTAAAGCCTGAATTAATGGTGCTACCGCCTGGCTATCTTTGATTTCTCCTAATGCTTGTGCAGCAATCCTACGCACAGAAGAATCTCGATCTTGCAAAGCTTGAATCAACAGTGCTACTGCCTGGCTATCTTTGATTTTCCCTAATGCTTGTGCGGCAATGCTACGCACCCAAGAATCTTGATGATTCAAAGCCTGGATCAATGGTGCTACCGCCTGGCTATCTTTGATTTCTCCTAATGCTTGTGCGGCAATGCTACGCACCCAAGAATCTTGATGATTCAAAGCCTGAATCAATGGTGCTACCGCCTGGCTATCTTTGATTTCTTTTAATGCTTGTGCGGCAATGCTACGCACCCAAGAATCTTGATCGTGCAAAGCTTGAATTAATGCTACTACCGCCTGGCTATTTTTGATTTCTCTCAGGGCTTCTGCCACACGACTACGCACATCAGAGTCTTGATCATGCAAAGCTTGAATCAATGCTGCTACCACCTGGCTATCTTTGATTTTTGCTAATGCTTCTGCCACACGACTACGCACCCAAGAATCTCGATCTTGCAAAGCTTGAATCAATGGTGCTACCGCTTGTCTATCTTTGATTTTTCCTAATGCTTCTGCCGCACGACTACGCACCCAAGAATCTCGATCTTGCAAAGCTTGAATCAATGGTGCTACCGCTTGACTATCTTTGATTTCTCCTAATGCCCATGCGGCAGTTATACGCACATTAGCATCTTGATTTTGTAGTCCATTAGTTACAAATGCAAATCCGTGCCCAGAGCGCGTGCTGCCTAAAAACTCCATTTTGATCGCTTCAGAAACTTCTAACTCTAGAATTAAATCAACAGTTTTCTTCTGAAACTCTGGCTTTACCTCTCCTGCTAACCTTGCTCCTAACTCTAAATCCACCTCTAGAGCTAACTTCACCACGCCTACTGCTTGCGCTTCTTTCTCCACTAAAGCCAACATTAGCGCTAAAGGTTCTGTCCACTTTAAATAATTTAGATAATCCCGCTTCAACTTTTCATTACTAATATGGGGAAGCTTCTGAAGTAGGCATTCCGCAGCGTAGTATTCCTGAAGCAGCTGGTGGCGAAACTCTATTTTTTCATTGCTACTAATTTGAATTAAATGATGCTTGAGTAAATCTTTCAGCAATTCTTTGGCGCGAGTAGGCGGATAATCAACTTTCCCTTCCAGAAACTTTGTCAAAATTTCTTCCGCCTCAAGCCTATCAATGATGACTCGCAATTCTGTTGGCGTTTCTCCTTGCATCATGGTGAAAGCCAATGCTTCCAATGACTGCTTCCACCAGCCGCGCAACTCCTCAACTAATCCAACATCATCTTTAATTTTGCCGACATAAAATTGCGTAAACTGTCGAAACACCAAACCTAAATTCGGCGGTATATTGTTTGTTTGTTGAAATAACTCACACAGCATCCACAGCAGCAAGGGCGTTTCCCCAAAGGAACGCAATCTTTCACCTAAACGCTGTAGCATTTCCTCACCTGTTTCCGGCAAATAGGCGCGGATAAACTGCTGCATCTGTTCTTCGGTTAGGGGTTGCATTTCCAGCTTTTGCTCAATTCCCAAATCGCCACCTACGCCCAAATCTCGCGTAGTAAAAATCATGGGGGTTTTGGGGTGATTTTCCCGAAAAGTTTTTAAATCTCGCCTTGCTTCTTTATTGGGTAACTCGTTTACCCCATCCACAAGCAGCAAAAATTGCCGGTTACGCAACAAGGTTTTGATTTCTACATCTAGATATAATCCATGTCGGTGCAAAAAATTTTGGATCAAATCCATCACTGAAGTTGTGTATTGTCGCAACTCCAACAGCACGGGTATGCACCCCGAATCGCCTAAATATTTTGCTTTCTCTGCTTCTTCCAACAATAGCCGCGCTAACGCCGTTGATTTGCCTGAACCTGGTTTACCTACAAGTAATACATGATTCTCTGCATATTTACGTAACCCTTCCTGCACTGGTAAGCGTTCTGTTTTCTCCTGGGTGTCATCTCGTTTGTCTTGCTTTGGCGACACTGTTGCTACCATCAAGCCCTCAAACGGTGAGTTTTGTCTACGCCCTTCTACATCTGTAATGGTGTACTTTTCCCACCAACATTGGTAAGTGTGGCAGACAGATTGTAGGTATTGTTGAAAATCAGCGTTCATGCAGGAAGTTGACCGAGCAAGGGCTAAAATTGTTGCTTAGGCTGTATGAATAATTAGTATAAGGTCAAATTTTAGTCTGTCCGAAAGCAGCGTAAGGGCATGGCAATGGCAGTTGGTGTCAACTTAACGCGAAACCCGCCTTGTTGCAAGGTTTTTGCCCTCACCCCCAACCCCTCTCCCGGTGGGAGAGGGGAGCAAGAGATTTAATTCCCCTTCTCCTGGGGGAGAAGGGGTTAGGGGATGAGGGCGCGAGGTATTTGTATAACGCCTGCCCTATATAGCTTTTAGCTTAATGTCATAATTAACGCGAAACGGTATTACACCAAAGCTAATGCAGTCTAAAAAATGAGCGATCGCACTTTATACCGCCTGTTGCACAATGTCATTATGAGCGATCGCATCACTTCATGCATTACACAATTAGATCCCCCAAACTTTGACAGCGATAATTAATACATCGGTCAGTAATGCGATTACGTCGCTCAGTAATGTGATTACGTCGGTCGGTAATGCGATTACGTCGCTTAGTAATGTGATTACGTCGGTCGGGAATGCGATTACGTTGGTCAGTAATGTGATTACGTCGGTCAGTAATGCCATTACATGAACTTGCAATCATGATCTCGCTGTTTCTTCGCTGATTTTATGAACAAATTTTATCTTATTGTTAAGTTTTTTAGAGAAATGGGCAGATTAAATATATAGTTCATCAGGTATGTATCTATGCCTCTTCCAGACACTACAA contains the following coding sequences:
- a CDS encoding HEAT repeat domain-containing protein — encoded protein: MNADFQQYLQSVCHTYQCWWEKYTITDVEGRRQNSPFEGLMVATVSPKQDKRDDTQEKTERLPVQEGLRKYAENHVLLVGKPGSGKSTALARLLLEEAEKAKYLGDSGCIPVLLELRQYTTSVMDLIQNFLHRHGLYLDVEIKTLLRNRQFLLLVDGVNELPNKEARRDLKTFRENHPKTPMIFTTRDLGVGGDLGIEQKLEMQPLTEEQMQQFIRAYLPETGEEMLQRLGERLRSFGETPLLLWMLCELFQQTNNIPPNLGLVFRQFTQFYVGKIKDDVGLVEELRGWWKQSLEALAFTMMQGETPTELRVIIDRLEAEEILTKFLEGKVDYPPTRAKELLKDLLKHHLIQISSNEKIEFRHQLLQEYYAAECLLQKLPHISNEKLKRDYLNYLKWTEPLALMLALVEKEAQAVGVVKLALEVDLELGARLAGEVKPEFQKKTVDLILELEVSEAIKMEFLGSTRSGHGFAFVTNGLQNQDANVRITAAWALGEIKDSQAVAPLIQALQDRDSWVRSRAAEALGKIKDRQAVAPLIQALQDRDSWVRSRVAEALAKIKDSQVVAALIQALHDQDSDVRSRVAEALREIKNSQAVVALIQALHDQDSWVRSIAAQALKEIKDSQAVAPLIQALNHQDSWVRSIAAQALGEIKDSQAVAPLIQALNHQDSWVRSIAAQALGKIKDSQAVALLIQALQDRDSSVRRIAAQALGEIKDSQAVAPLIQALHDRDFDVRSSAAQALKEIKDSQAVAPLIQAWNDQDSWVRRIAAQALGEIKDSQAVAPLIQALHDQDSDVRRIAAQALGEIKDSQAVAPLIQALHDQNSDVRRIAAQALGEIKDSQAVAPLIQALHDQNSDVRRIAAQALGEIKDSQAVAPLIQALHDQNSSVRRIAAQALGKIKDSQAVAPLIQALHDQDYQMRSSAAQALGEIKDSQALTALIQALHDQDFWVSIPATQALGENCSSEILPEMWKLRLTGVDDAKYVISKIQERYKFYNHEIFHSPSIETATQTESKPMKYQDFQILVDKNNQIRASSTKEGEALSEFRLDMNEIELALELIELNKTNDKLLKRLGNQLYQALFPNQINARFHATMAGAQANQESVRLRLIFQSPQLAALPWEFLYDAETNIFLGNNIQTVLSRYIDVPLQKRDIITAKLPLKVLLVISSPTDLAPLDATGEATLINSALETHIKAGQIELDIIKEATTRNINQKLREKPYNIFHFIGHGVFKDNKGYIALEDDNKQAKLMDEESFSNFFLGYRSLGLAVLNSCKGAEVSEQQIFAGIAPNLVQRGIPAVVAMQYSIFDTTAKIFADEFYRTLALGYPVDAAIQTTRNAISQEIGLNQRDFATPVLYMRAKDGIILNFHA